GCCTCGTCTAAGTCGGCACTGTTGACTTCGGTCACACCATCCTCCTGCCGTGAGAACCAGTGCAGTTTTACCAACTCTGGCGGGAGATCTCCTTCGGCAACAAGTGTTTGGACTCCCAAAAGCAGCAGCGAACTATGCGTTTCGGCGACGACACGCACACCCCGTTTCGCCGCATCTGCCAATACTCGTGCCAATGCGATTTGTGCGCGGGGATGGAGATGTAGCTCCGGCTGTTCAAGATAAACTAACTGCCCGGGTTCCGCGGCAATCACAGCAACTAAAATGGGCAGGACCTGGGACACTCCTATTCCCACGTCAGCGATGTTAACCATATCCATTTCACTAACTCTGTCATGTGGAAGACGACCAACTTGAACTTCAACGCCAATGTCTCCAATTCTTTTAGTGCTAACTTTCCCTGTCAATCCAAGGATATAAAGGGCATCGGCTAGCACTTTCAGGCGTTCATCTTTTGTTTCCTGCCACTTATGAATAATGCTCGCAGCATAATTTCCAAACGCGCCGGGATACCAAGGACCGGTGCTGGTGAGTTTGTAGGAGCGTTCTGGGTTACCGCGTAATCCAGGGAGGTGAATGCTGTTGAAAATATCTGTCCCAAAGCCATAGGTAACCTCATATAGCCTAGTACTACTATGTTGAGATCCCAAATACAAAAAACAGCGTGAGCGCTTCACTATATCAAAATTCTTCAGTTCTGGATCTTGGTCATCCAGTGACTTAATCTCTTCA
The nucleotide sequence above comes from Candidatus Poribacteria bacterium. Encoded proteins:
- a CDS encoding AAA family ATPase translates to MSDKTIKGITKIAVKGFKSIAEECEIDIRPLTILAGANSSGKSSIMQPLLMLKQTLEASYDPGPLLIDGPNVQFTEASQFLSTLPNGKRADRFQIQIQIHKSNVSNAVQTTFRKGKNGIEIVEMTKENSGPDQTLSAKSLTLYPDMSPEEIKSLDDQDPELKNFDIVKRSRCFLYLGSQHSSTRLYEVTYGFGTDIFNSIHLPGLRGNPERSYKLTSTGPWYPGAFGNYAASIIHKWQETKDERLKVLADALYILGLTGKVSTKRIGDIGVEVQVGRLPHDRVSEMDMVNIADVGIGVSQVLPILVAVIAAEPGQLVYLEQPELHLHPRAQIALARVLADAAKRGVRVVAETHSSLLLLGVQTLVAEGDLPPELVKLHWFSRQEDGVTEVNSADLDEAGAYGEWPEDFADVSLNAQSRFLDAVDNVRFGDKETS